One window of the Acaryochloris sp. CCMEE 5410 genome contains the following:
- a CDS encoding AEC family transporter — protein sequence MTALLPAILPVSLIICIGYLAGKTLKLDYQTLSHLAIYILVPALIASSLYRNTLSLQSAAGLIAGYLLTTLTLAVIVLLISRGLKLSLPVKMSLLATTLFGNVGNLGLPMVSFTLGAAGLERAIIYLISAAILMAGVGPALLNTSGLRAGLVLTFKLPLFWAMLAGLLLQVSGLQLPFRLDEGIAMLGNAAIPIALVTLGMQLAQNPLQIGQYELMAASLRLLLAPLIALGIGTSLRLAPLDLQVLVLQSAMPTAVNTLIWVNEFGGEPARVARSIIGSTLLSLVTLPILLGLIPSISP from the coding sequence ATGACTGCCTTACTCCCTGCCATCCTGCCAGTCAGCCTTATTATCTGCATTGGTTATCTAGCAGGCAAAACCCTAAAGCTGGACTACCAAACCTTATCCCATCTGGCCATCTATATCCTGGTCCCAGCCCTGATTGCCAGTAGCCTCTATCGCAATACCTTGTCCCTCCAGAGTGCAGCAGGGTTGATTGCCGGATATCTGCTCACCACCCTGACCCTAGCAGTGATCGTTCTGCTGATCAGCCGAGGGTTAAAACTTTCCCTCCCGGTCAAAATGAGTCTGCTGGCCACCACCCTCTTTGGCAATGTCGGTAACCTGGGTTTGCCGATGGTCTCCTTTACCTTAGGGGCAGCGGGATTGGAGCGGGCGATTATTTATCTCATTTCCGCCGCCATTTTGATGGCAGGGGTAGGACCAGCGTTACTGAATACATCAGGGCTTCGTGCTGGTCTTGTGCTAACCTTCAAACTACCACTATTTTGGGCCATGCTGGCCGGGTTACTGCTCCAGGTCTCAGGACTTCAGCTACCCTTCCGTCTCGATGAGGGAATCGCCATGTTGGGGAATGCAGCCATCCCTATTGCCCTCGTCACCCTAGGTATGCAGTTGGCCCAAAACCCACTACAAATTGGCCAGTATGAACTGATGGCTGCCAGCCTGCGGCTGCTCCTCGCGCCTCTGATCGCCCTAGGCATCGGCACCAGTCTACGACTCGCCCCTCTAGATTTACAGGTGCTTGTGCTTCAAAGTGCCATGCCCACTGCCGTCAATACCCTGATTTGGGTCAATGAGTTTGGTGGAGAGCCCGCCCGGGTTGCCCGCTCCATTATCGGCTCCACCTTACTCAGCCTGGTCACCTTACCCATACTGTTGGGGCTGATCCCATCGATCAGTCCTTGA
- a CDS encoding DUF2809 domain-containing protein encodes MSKRPTPPYRPYRQALAVCMAVIVPLGLALKFYQGPGQSWLNNTFGGVPYEIFFVLLAAYIWPAVSPGKIAIAVCLATCGVEFLQLWQPAWLQAIRATLPGRLVLGTTFSWTDFPYYFVGSGLGWLGLRWLQRKLYRTY; translated from the coding sequence ATGTCTAAACGACCAACCCCACCCTATCGTCCCTATCGCCAAGCATTGGCTGTCTGTATGGCGGTGATTGTGCCCTTGGGATTGGCCCTTAAGTTTTACCAGGGACCAGGACAGTCATGGCTTAATAATACGTTCGGCGGGGTTCCCTATGAGATTTTCTTTGTTTTGCTGGCGGCCTATATCTGGCCTGCGGTCTCTCCTGGAAAAATTGCGATCGCAGTCTGTTTAGCCACCTGTGGAGTGGAATTTTTACAGCTGTGGCAACCGGCTTGGCTACAGGCCATTCGAGCCACTTTGCCAGGACGCTTGGTTTTAGGCACTACCTTTAGCTGGACGGACTTTCCCTACTATTTTGTCGGCAGTGGGTTGGGATGGTTAGGATTGCGATGGCTCCAGCGAAAACTATATCGCACCTATTAA
- the yaaA gene encoding peroxide stress protein YaaA, giving the protein MLMIISPSKTQNFDPPPAIDYTVPAQSVQTQTLVQQLRDYSPEELGKLMKISPKLSDLNWQRYQDFQDSFTQDNAKQALLAFKGDVYNGIEVDTYTSEDFSFAQTHLRILSGLYGLLKPLDLIQPYRLEMGTKLQTDKGKTLYDFWGTQITDALNADLDPEMTLVNLASGEYFKAIQPPHLKGKVLNIAFKENKNGTYKVIGIHAKRARGLMVNYAIQNRITAPERLQTFDVEGYAFNPSLSKDTEWAFCRD; this is encoded by the coding sequence ATGTTAATGATCATCTCCCCCTCTAAAACGCAAAACTTTGATCCGCCCCCTGCAATCGACTACACGGTCCCTGCTCAGTCTGTGCAAACCCAAACATTGGTTCAACAGCTTCGGGACTATAGTCCTGAAGAGTTGGGTAAGCTGATGAAAATTAGCCCCAAACTCTCCGATCTCAACTGGCAACGCTACCAAGACTTTCAGGATTCGTTTACCCAGGACAATGCCAAGCAAGCTCTTTTAGCGTTTAAAGGAGATGTCTATAACGGGATTGAGGTCGATACTTACACGTCAGAGGATTTTTCCTTTGCCCAGACTCATCTTCGTATTCTGTCCGGGTTATATGGTCTCCTCAAGCCCCTGGATTTGATTCAGCCCTATCGGTTAGAGATGGGAACTAAACTACAGACAGACAAAGGCAAAACCCTCTATGACTTTTGGGGCACTCAAATTACGGACGCACTGAATGCTGATTTAGACCCAGAGATGACCCTAGTGAACCTAGCTTCAGGGGAATATTTCAAGGCAATTCAGCCTCCACATCTCAAAGGCAAGGTCCTCAATATTGCCTTTAAAGAAAATAAGAATGGCACCTATAAAGTGATTGGAATTCATGCCAAACGCGCCCGAGGGCTGATGGTAAACTACGCCATCCAAAACCGCATCACCGCCCCCGAAAGACTGCAAACCTTCGATGTAGAAGGGTATGCATTTAACCCTAGTCTTTCAAAGGACACCGAATGGGCCTTTTGTCGGGATTAA
- a CDS encoding class I SAM-dependent methyltransferase: MQSSLQAFVAKQLGHPSGFCGRLLLRLLNRENAGMHQLAFEQLAIRQGDRILEIGFGGGSLLARILQTGLPERVVGVDYAEDALKVAQKKLRQYIQSGQLSLQQGNANHLSFPDQQFDHICTVNTLYFWPDAQTVFQECYRVLRPSGTVVVCYNTKDFLEEQGLIQQGFTGYDVETVEKLLSQAGFQSLQTLSGQDSSNGQYYCTCGKR; this comes from the coding sequence ATGCAGTCTTCTCTTCAGGCTTTTGTGGCCAAACAACTCGGACATCCCTCTGGCTTTTGTGGACGGCTGCTGCTGCGGCTCCTCAATCGAGAAAATGCAGGCATGCATCAACTGGCCTTTGAGCAACTGGCGATACGTCAGGGCGATCGCATCCTTGAAATCGGGTTTGGTGGTGGGAGCTTGTTAGCTCGAATCCTACAAACAGGTTTACCAGAGAGGGTTGTGGGCGTTGATTATGCTGAAGATGCTTTGAAAGTTGCACAGAAAAAACTACGACAATATATCCAGTCTGGCCAACTATCCCTTCAGCAAGGCAATGCCAACCATCTTTCCTTTCCTGACCAGCAGTTCGATCACATTTGTACGGTCAATACCCTCTACTTTTGGCCGGATGCTCAAACTGTGTTTCAAGAATGCTATCGCGTGTTAAGACCGTCAGGAACAGTGGTCGTTTGTTACAACACCAAAGACTTTCTGGAAGAACAAGGATTAATCCAGCAAGGATTTACAGGGTATGACGTGGAAACCGTAGAAAAACTACTAAGCCAGGCAGGATTCCAATCCTTACAAACTCTATCTGGTCAAGATTCCAGCAACGGGCAATATTATTGCACCTGTGGAAAACGGTGA
- a CDS encoding hybrid sensor histidine kinase/response regulator: MSVPSPPSQNQSPQNKRRLRGRVLISGITLLVGVAAYYSYRTVRELLLDNLKNNVLLQVQQGSQELNQWLVARKTEAATLANTPSLRTMDWGTVGPFLKPEKQRLEHFYYLSMISPDGSYYSTKGGKAIGKNLKDRKHVQLSLKGQTYMSDPVISRTAEGTIVAVTTPIQESAQQDSPIVGVLAGLIDIDRLVEVVQGLEYGTGSYAFALNSEGMPIVHPDQSLMSTINDQNPTSLLDAKDQNLAAIAQRMVARSQGIELTRINNQAVYIAYLPLTEADWSIALVIPQGNIESQLQLLDLIAMVLVGLIVAMLILLWRVQTFERIQLQRTADLAAAANQAKSEFLSNMSHELRTPLNAILGFSQLLQQDPQIPPHQQKQLDIINQSGTHLLALINDILEMSKIEAGFSTLKQIPIELRELLDSVKAMMELKATARQLGFEFVYSPALPQFIEVDAGKVRQILMNLLSNAIKFTQKGYVSLTVDAIYPASDSSSPMQLRFAVKDTGLGIASEEIEQLFTPFVQTASGRITQMGTGLGLALSRKFARLMKGDITVESIVDQGSTFTCWIEVQQIGSAVPSQVFPQIKGLAPGQAPVRMLVAEDQWDSRAVLAQLLQSVGFEVAEAANGEEAVRLVQSWQPHLVWMDMRMPVLDGLAATQQIKARPQPPIIIALTANAFVEDRQEALRVGCDDFVAKPYQIEQIYAKIAEHLGVQYEVVTPDQPSHSKTTSQEISLHCMPATWRTQLQEAAQCLDQLGVHQLLEEIPEQHLALKVKLEQLVQDFRFDLICQLI, from the coding sequence TTGTCTGTTCCCTCTCCTCCTTCTCAGAATCAGTCTCCCCAGAACAAGCGGCGTTTAAGGGGGCGCGTTCTCATTAGCGGGATTACCCTCCTGGTTGGTGTTGCGGCCTACTATAGCTATCGGACCGTTCGAGAATTATTGTTAGATAACCTCAAGAATAATGTCCTACTTCAAGTCCAGCAGGGGAGCCAGGAGTTGAATCAATGGTTGGTGGCGCGTAAAACCGAAGCCGCCACCCTCGCCAATACCCCTAGCCTGCGGACGATGGATTGGGGAACGGTGGGACCTTTTCTCAAACCAGAGAAACAGCGCCTCGAGCATTTTTACTATTTATCGATGATCTCTCCTGATGGGTCTTACTACAGCACCAAAGGAGGAAAAGCTATAGGGAAAAATCTTAAGGACCGTAAACATGTCCAACTTTCTTTGAAAGGGCAAACCTATATGTCCGATCCGGTCATTTCTCGGACGGCTGAAGGAACGATTGTGGCGGTAACGACGCCCATTCAGGAATCGGCCCAACAGGATAGCCCTATCGTAGGTGTGTTAGCAGGGCTGATCGATATTGATCGGTTAGTGGAGGTGGTTCAAGGATTGGAGTATGGAACGGGTAGCTATGCGTTTGCCCTGAACTCCGAAGGCATGCCCATTGTCCATCCTGATCAGTCATTGATGAGTACGATTAATGATCAAAACCCCACCAGTTTATTGGATGCTAAGGATCAAAACTTAGCTGCGATCGCACAGCGGATGGTGGCTCGTTCCCAAGGGATTGAACTCACTCGGATTAATAATCAGGCTGTATATATCGCCTACTTGCCCTTAACGGAAGCCGACTGGTCGATCGCCTTAGTGATTCCCCAAGGCAATATCGAGTCTCAGCTACAACTCCTAGATCTAATTGCGATGGTGTTGGTCGGCTTAATCGTGGCCATGCTGATCTTGTTATGGCGGGTACAGACCTTTGAACGTATTCAACTCCAACGCACGGCTGATTTAGCTGCGGCTGCCAATCAAGCTAAAAGTGAGTTTCTCTCCAATATGAGCCATGAGTTAAGAACGCCCCTCAATGCCATTCTGGGATTTAGCCAGCTTTTGCAGCAAGACCCACAAATCCCTCCACACCAGCAAAAACAGCTCGACATCATTAACCAAAGTGGCACTCACTTACTGGCGCTGATTAACGACATTTTGGAGATGTCGAAAATTGAGGCGGGATTTAGCACCTTAAAACAGATTCCGATTGAGTTGCGGGAGTTGCTGGACAGTGTAAAGGCGATGATGGAGCTCAAAGCAACCGCTAGGCAGCTCGGGTTCGAGTTTGTCTATAGTCCTGCCCTACCTCAATTTATTGAGGTCGATGCTGGGAAGGTGCGCCAAATTCTGATGAATCTCCTCAGTAATGCCATTAAGTTTACGCAAAAGGGCTATGTCTCCTTAACGGTGGATGCGATTTATCCCGCTTCAGACTCATCTAGCCCGATGCAATTGCGTTTTGCCGTTAAAGACACGGGGTTAGGGATTGCCTCCGAGGAAATTGAACAGCTTTTTACCCCCTTTGTGCAGACTGCTTCAGGACGAATAACGCAAATGGGAACGGGGTTAGGCTTGGCTCTGAGTCGCAAGTTTGCTCGGCTGATGAAGGGCGATATTACCGTCGAGAGTATTGTTGACCAAGGCAGTACGTTTACCTGTTGGATTGAAGTCCAACAAATTGGCAGTGCGGTCCCCTCCCAGGTTTTTCCACAGATCAAAGGATTAGCCCCAGGTCAAGCTCCTGTCCGCATGTTGGTGGCAGAAGATCAGTGGGACAGTCGTGCCGTGCTAGCCCAACTGCTGCAATCCGTCGGCTTTGAAGTGGCTGAAGCTGCCAATGGTGAAGAAGCGGTGCGACTGGTTCAGTCTTGGCAACCCCATCTTGTGTGGATGGATATGAGAATGCCAGTTCTGGATGGCTTGGCTGCAACGCAACAGATTAAAGCCCGACCTCAGCCTCCGATTATTATTGCGCTGACCGCGAATGCGTTTGTTGAAGATCGGCAAGAAGCATTAAGGGTGGGCTGTGATGATTTTGTCGCTAAACCCTACCAAATTGAACAAATTTACGCCAAAATCGCAGAGCATTTAGGGGTCCAATACGAGGTTGTGACACCTGATCAGCCCAGTCATAGCAAAACTACCTCGCAAGAGATCAGCTTGCACTGTATGCCCGCGACGTGGCGAACGCAATTGCAGGAGGCGGCTCAATGTTTAGATCAACTGGGTGTCCATCAACTGTTGGAAGAGATCCCCGAGCAACATCTAGCCTTAAAAGTAAAGCTAGAACAGTTAGTTCAAGACTTTCGTTTCGATCTGATTTGTCAGCTGATTTAA
- a CDS encoding SMI1/KNR4 family protein yields the protein MDSVKFQGISFRVTNPPLRPLSIQALSAVEDHLGFLFPEDYRQFVTTLGPGITNLSIQIFSPQRIVDIFLSEVRERLSDCWFWDNSPNVLTQAQAVECVPFFDSNLGDDILFHPSDPNRWFILGHEEEEVVVVQSFQELFDFYLKIYDDLQPPYEFDSYE from the coding sequence ATGGACAGCGTTAAATTTCAAGGCATATCGTTTCGTGTGACCAATCCACCCCTACGCCCCCTCTCGATTCAAGCTCTATCAGCAGTAGAAGACCATCTAGGATTTTTATTTCCAGAAGATTATCGTCAATTCGTCACTACCCTCGGGCCAGGAATAACCAATCTAAGCATACAAATTTTTTCCCCACAGAGAATTGTAGACATCTTCCTGAGTGAAGTTCGTGAGAGATTGTCAGATTGCTGGTTTTGGGACAATAGCCCCAATGTGTTAACGCAGGCGCAAGCCGTTGAATGTGTCCCGTTCTTCGATAGCAATCTTGGTGATGATATTCTCTTTCATCCCTCTGACCCCAATCGCTGGTTTATCTTAGGCCATGAAGAAGAGGAAGTTGTTGTAGTTCAATCGTTCCAAGAACTCTTTGATTTTTATTTGAAGATATACGATGATTTGCAACCTCCCTATGAATTCGACAGCTACGAATAG
- a CDS encoding ABC transporter ATP-binding protein — protein sequence MTRHSSGSKPLHPLTRLLKYGRVYRSQIWSAAACSILNKIFDLAPPVLIGAAVDIVVKRQDSLIAALGITDVFQQLVALSVISAIIWGLESVFEYAYARLWRNLAQTMQHDLRLDAYQHLQNLELAYFEDRSTGELMSILNDDINQLERFLDGGANDILQVITTVVIISSAFFILAPTVGWMAMLPIPFIIWGAVAFQKKLAPFYSTVREKVSFLNGRLANNLSGMVTIKSFTAEEFEAQQVRTDSDAYRQSNSRAIALSAAFIPLIRILILLAFMAIMLFGGMEVMANRLEVGTYSVLVFLTQRLLWPLTRLGETLDQYQRAMASIQRVMALLDTPIQIHPGHLNLPVHQVKGEVQFKDVSFEYYPGLPIIHNVSLTIPAGQTIAIVGSTGSGKSTLVKLLLRFYEAHTGDITLDGVGIETLQLKDLRQAIGLVSQDVFLFHGTVYENIAYGQPQIDQAQVEKAAKNAEAHEFISQLPQGYHTIVGERGQKLSGGQRQRLAIARTLLKDPPILILDEATSAVDNETEAAIQRSLDRITVDRTTIAIAHRLSTIRHADCIYVMEQGRIVEQGKHEELLVHNGVYAQLWRVQTGQRVEV from the coding sequence ATGACAAGACATTCTTCTGGCTCCAAGCCCCTGCATCCCCTGACTCGTCTGCTCAAGTATGGCCGAGTTTATCGCTCCCAAATTTGGTCTGCAGCAGCCTGCTCAATCCTCAACAAAATTTTTGACCTGGCTCCACCGGTGTTGATCGGGGCTGCCGTGGATATTGTGGTCAAGCGTCAGGACTCTCTGATTGCGGCGCTAGGAATTACCGATGTCTTTCAGCAGTTGGTGGCCTTGTCGGTGATTTCCGCCATTATTTGGGGACTGGAGTCTGTCTTTGAATATGCCTATGCCCGCCTGTGGCGGAACCTAGCCCAGACCATGCAGCATGACCTGCGCTTAGATGCCTATCAGCATTTGCAGAATCTGGAGCTGGCCTATTTTGAGGACCGCAGTACCGGGGAATTGATGTCTATCCTCAACGATGACATTAACCAGCTAGAACGGTTCTTGGATGGTGGGGCCAATGATATTCTCCAGGTGATCACTACGGTGGTGATTATTAGCAGCGCCTTTTTTATCCTGGCGCCTACGGTGGGGTGGATGGCGATGCTGCCAATCCCCTTCATTATTTGGGGGGCCGTAGCATTTCAAAAAAAGCTGGCTCCCTTCTATTCCACCGTGCGAGAAAAGGTCAGCTTTCTCAATGGTCGTCTAGCTAATAACCTCAGCGGCATGGTGACGATTAAGAGTTTTACAGCAGAGGAATTTGAAGCCCAACAGGTGCGAACCGATAGCGACGCCTATCGCCAGAGTAATAGTCGGGCCATTGCCTTGAGTGCAGCGTTTATTCCGCTGATTCGGATTTTGATTTTGCTGGCGTTTATGGCAATTATGCTGTTTGGAGGCATGGAAGTGATGGCCAATCGCCTTGAAGTGGGGACCTACAGCGTCTTAGTGTTTCTCACCCAGCGTCTGCTCTGGCCCCTGACTCGGTTGGGAGAAACCCTCGATCAATACCAGCGCGCCATGGCATCGATTCAGCGGGTGATGGCGTTACTAGATACGCCGATCCAAATCCATCCAGGGCACCTGAATTTGCCCGTCCATCAGGTAAAAGGAGAAGTGCAGTTTAAGGATGTGTCTTTTGAGTACTATCCGGGGCTACCGATTATCCATAATGTTTCCCTGACGATTCCAGCAGGACAGACCATTGCCATCGTCGGTTCCACCGGATCTGGCAAAAGTACCTTGGTGAAGCTGCTGCTGCGATTTTATGAAGCCCATACGGGGGATATCACCCTAGATGGTGTTGGCATTGAGACCTTACAGCTTAAGGATTTGCGCCAAGCCATTGGTCTAGTGAGCCAGGATGTGTTTCTGTTCCACGGCACGGTTTACGAAAATATTGCCTACGGTCAACCCCAGATCGATCAGGCCCAGGTAGAAAAAGCAGCGAAAAATGCAGAGGCCCATGAATTTATTTCCCAACTGCCTCAGGGCTATCACACCATTGTGGGGGAACGGGGGCAGAAGCTGTCGGGAGGGCAACGGCAACGACTGGCTATTGCCCGCACGCTTCTCAAAGATCCGCCCATTTTGATTCTGGATGAAGCCACCTCCGCTGTCGATAACGAAACGGAAGCAGCAATTCAGCGCTCTTTAGATCGCATTACGGTGGATCGGACGACAATAGCCATTGCCCATCGCTTATCCACCATCCGCCATGCCGACTGTATCTATGTGATGGAGCAAGGCCGGATCGTAGAGCAAGGTAAACATGAAGAGCTGCTGGTTCATAACGGTGTCTATGCCCAGCTCTGGCGTGTGCAAACCGGACAGCGAGTGGAGGTGTAG
- a CDS encoding response regulator, with protein MEKSSLPSSQPAVLIVDDQIQTVQTLATLLENHGYWVTCALSGQDALKRLNAKQPDLILLDLFMPEMDGFELCERIKSNSNFQDIPILFLTASHDEKHMVKAFERGSVDYVMKPFQEQEVLMRVNTHINLRRQKIEIQKLHDQFKTIITHVQDGLLVIDQEGIIQFANPAAIHMFNKSHTELMGHHLGIPIVEKHLAQIEILRLNNTYGIAEITVADAQWEGQQASVVCLRDISECPGKVDA; from the coding sequence ATGGAGAAGTCTTCACTACCGTCGTCTCAGCCTGCGGTTTTAATCGTTGATGACCAAATTCAGACGGTTCAAACCTTAGCCACGCTATTAGAAAACCATGGCTATTGGGTAACCTGTGCACTCAGTGGTCAGGATGCCTTAAAACGTTTAAATGCGAAGCAACCGGATCTTATTCTTTTAGATTTATTTATGCCAGAGATGGATGGCTTTGAACTATGTGAGCGGATAAAATCAAACTCAAATTTTCAAGATATCCCTATCTTATTCTTAACCGCCAGCCATGATGAAAAGCATATGGTTAAGGCTTTTGAAAGAGGCTCTGTAGATTATGTCATGAAGCCTTTTCAAGAGCAGGAAGTCTTAATGCGAGTGAATACCCATATCAACTTAAGACGGCAAAAAATAGAAATTCAAAAACTTCATGACCAGTTTAAAACCATTATTACCCATGTCCAAGATGGCCTTTTAGTGATTGATCAAGAAGGTATCATCCAGTTTGCGAATCCTGCTGCGATCCATATGTTCAACAAGTCCCATACTGAGCTGATGGGACACCATCTTGGCATTCCTATCGTTGAAAAGCATCTGGCTCAAATCGAAATTCTTAGATTGAATAATACCTACGGCATTGCCGAAATCACCGTCGCAGACGCTCAGTGGGAAGGACAACAGGCTTCTGTGGTTTGTTTGCGCGACATCAGCGAGTGTCCAGGCAAAGTAGATGCCTAA
- a CDS encoding GNAT family N-acetyltransferase — protein MRIRPATSADISLIYQFIQHKAEFDRSVGAYRGTLQTSEAKIRATLFGPTPFAYVLFAEQLGQPVGFALYGFRYSSFAGQPSIWLDDLYVNADYRSQGAGAALMQQLAQIAASHNCTHIGWTADARNHRGLQFYHRLGAGMIKQEGNRCFWQWISADFSKLISDNQHQS, from the coding sequence ATGCGCATTCGCCCGGCAACATCAGCAGACATTAGCCTGATTTATCAGTTCATTCAGCATAAAGCTGAATTTGATCGCAGTGTTGGCGCTTACCGTGGCACCCTACAAACGTCAGAAGCCAAAATTCGAGCTACCCTATTTGGTCCCACCCCTTTTGCCTACGTGCTATTCGCAGAACAACTAGGCCAGCCGGTTGGTTTTGCTCTGTATGGCTTTCGATATTCATCCTTTGCAGGTCAACCCAGCATTTGGTTAGATGACTTGTACGTTAATGCTGATTATCGCAGTCAGGGCGCAGGTGCCGCACTTATGCAGCAGTTAGCTCAAATTGCCGCTAGCCATAACTGTACCCATATTGGCTGGACAGCCGATGCCCGCAACCATCGAGGTCTCCAGTTTTATCATCGATTAGGGGCAGGAATGATCAAGCAGGAAGGAAATCGCTGTTTTTGGCAGTGGATATCTGCTGATTTTAGCAAGCTTATCAGCGACAATCAGCATCAGTCCTAG
- a CDS encoding PEP-CTERM sorting domain-containing protein, giving the protein MDLKLALCSTIAPTCGWFLGTAIIGVQPVAIAQPVSDTALENFLGQPSGTIDGLGNGNATEGSAIKQTFSASAGQTVTFDWNFLTNEATPNTPFNDFAFVSVLPLGGTSTLADTNSRFPLLGNNAQFNDETGYNTFSYEIPTTGTYTLGLGVVDVGDQIVSSGLLVDNVNVGSNSSFETGDFSGWETIGNTSIVDSNFGIDPTDGDSQAYLATVPEPSTILGSMMVLGVGTDAVGECTTRDFFVLSKPDFTLLSKVQK; this is encoded by the coding sequence ATGGACCTGAAATTAGCACTATGTTCGACAATAGCCCCAACTTGTGGATGGTTTCTAGGTACTGCCATAATCGGGGTTCAACCCGTCGCTATTGCACAACCTGTTTCTGACACTGCGTTAGAAAATTTTTTGGGTCAACCCTCTGGCACGATCGATGGTCTTGGGAATGGTAATGCGACTGAAGGTTCAGCCATCAAGCAAACTTTTTCGGCCTCTGCAGGGCAAACCGTCACCTTTGATTGGAATTTTTTAACCAATGAGGCCACGCCCAATACGCCATTTAATGACTTTGCTTTTGTCTCCGTATTGCCCCTCGGAGGGACATCGACTTTAGCCGATACGAACTCGCGCTTTCCACTACTGGGAAATAATGCTCAATTTAATGATGAGACGGGGTACAACACTTTTTCTTATGAAATTCCCACCACTGGAACTTACACATTAGGGTTGGGAGTGGTTGATGTGGGAGACCAAATTGTCAGTTCCGGTTTGCTGGTAGACAACGTCAATGTGGGATCGAATAGTAGTTTCGAAACGGGTGATTTTTCAGGGTGGGAAACCATTGGCAATACGAGCATCGTTGATTCCAATTTTGGCATTGACCCCACGGATGGGGATTCTCAGGCTTATCTAGCAACCGTTCCTGAACCTTCGACCATTTTGGGTTCGATGATGGTGCTGGGTGTAGGGACTGATGCTGTTGGCGAATGTACTACGAGAGATTTTTTTGTATTATCAAAACCTGATTTCACTTTGCTATCTAAAGTACAAAAATAA
- a CDS encoding diacylglycerol/polyprenol kinase family protein, with product MLWEQLTANPLIQDSVVMVITLMLALSWLRIMDALAANGMLEQKLSRKIIHMGTGPLFVLCWPFFSPQPTARYFAALVPLAITLQFIAIGVGWIQDPDAVQAMTRTGNPKEILKGPLFYGLVFVACTIGFWRTSPVGMLALMMMCGGDGLADIVGRRLGVHKLPFSPEKSWAGSAAMFAGSFLFAFSFLSLFNRLNYFQPPLAGTIGIVAAIALIATLVEALPFRDIDNLTLTGVAVALGLWWF from the coding sequence ATGCTTTGGGAACAACTAACGGCTAATCCTCTGATTCAGGATAGTGTCGTGATGGTGATCACCTTGATGCTAGCCCTGAGCTGGTTGCGGATCATGGATGCTCTAGCAGCTAATGGGATGTTGGAGCAAAAACTGAGCCGCAAGATCATCCATATGGGAACAGGTCCCCTATTTGTATTGTGCTGGCCCTTTTTTAGTCCCCAGCCCACTGCTCGCTACTTTGCTGCTTTGGTTCCTTTGGCGATTACCCTCCAATTTATTGCCATTGGCGTGGGCTGGATTCAAGACCCCGATGCCGTTCAGGCCATGACTCGAACAGGCAACCCTAAAGAGATTCTCAAAGGGCCACTGTTTTATGGCCTGGTATTTGTTGCTTGCACCATTGGATTTTGGCGAACCTCGCCTGTAGGGATGTTGGCTTTAATGATGATGTGTGGGGGGGATGGCTTGGCGGATATTGTGGGCCGACGGTTGGGGGTTCACAAACTGCCCTTTAGCCCTGAGAAAAGCTGGGCCGGTTCTGCCGCCATGTTTGCAGGGAGCTTTTTGTTTGCCTTTAGTTTTTTGAGTTTGTTTAATCGCCTGAATTACTTTCAACCCCCGTTGGCTGGCACCATCGGGATTGTGGCTGCGATCGCACTGATTGCGACCCTCGTTGAAGCATTACCCTTTCGAGATATTGATAATCTCACTTTGACAGGGGTGGCCGTAGCCCTAGGTCTTTGGTGGTTTTAA